One segment of Eriocheir sinensis breed Jianghai 21 chromosome 69, ASM2467909v1, whole genome shotgun sequence DNA contains the following:
- the LOC126988516 gene encoding gastrula zinc finger protein XlCGF8.2DB-like translates to MSAQSVAKDSLGRAASTITPTHSDGKNIECEVNGNQLNVKSIFNRHIAKYTGDRNHQCEVCGKKFGLKSVFNRHVQTHVGEGNNEEKVGAKQATLQNTSSPHTVPSTGEGNLACEVCGKSFLGKGSLANHMRTHAEKNHECKVCGKRFAEESGLTRHTLIHETQQCEVCGMRFARKGTLNTHLRTHTGEKNYQCEICGKTFGKNASLKDHIMTHTGEKKHQCGVCGKRFTQGSILFRHALTHTGEKKQECEICGKLFNVKASLSLHMRTHTGERPYECLECGKKFIHITHLKSHVLIHTDLRDFKCDVCGQLFNAKRALRSHLMTHTGERPHECLECGKRFTCKTLLNKHSLRHSDLREFKCDVCGRLFKMKSDIARHMKTHFR, encoded by the coding sequence ATGAGTGCCCAGAGTGTGGccaaagactccctgggaagggcgGCCTCTAcaattacacccacacactctgatGGAAAAAATATTGAATGTGAAGTCAATGGAAATCAATTAAATGTGAAAAGCATCTTTAACCGACACATTGCTAAATACACCGGCGACAGAAATCAtcagtgtgaagtttgtgggaaaaagtTTGGGCTGAAGAGTGTCTTCAATAGACATGTCCAGACTCACGTTGGCGaaggaaacaatgaagaaaaagttgGTGCAAAACAAGCCACTCTGCAGAACACTTCCAGCCCACACACTGTTCCGTCCACTGGGGAAGGAAACCTTGCGTGTGAAGTGTGTGGCAAAAGTTTCCTTGGGAAAGGTTCCCTGGCAAATCACATGCGTACTCATGCTGAAAAAAATCATGAGTGTAAGGTGTGTGGAAAAAGGTTTGCTGAGGAGAGTGGCCTGACCAGACACACCCTGATACACGAGACACAGCAGTGTGAAGTGTGCGGGATGAGGTTTGCCAGGAAGGGAACCCTGAACACACACCTGCGAACACACACCGGTGAAAAAAACTAtcaatgtgaaatttgtgggaaaacATTTGGCAAGAATGCTTCCCTGAAGGACCACATCATGACCCACACTGGGGAAAAGAAGCACCAGTGTGGCGTGTGTGGGAAGCGCTTCACCCAGGGCAGCATCCTCTTCAGACACGCTCTCACACACACCggggaaaagaaacaagaatgtGAAATTTGCGGGAAGCTATTCAACGTGAAGGCCAGCCTCTCACTGCACATGCGCACACACACTGGGGAAAGACCTTATGAGTGTCtggagtgtggcaaaaagttcatcCATATAACTCACTTGAAAAGCCACGTCTTGATACACACCGACCTGAGGGacttcaagtgtgatgtttgtgggcaGCTGTTTAATGCGAAGAGGGCCCTCAGGTCACACCTCAtgacacacactggtgaaaggcctcatgagtgcctggagtgtggcaaaaggttcactTGTAAGACTCTGCTCAACAAACACAGCCTCCGACACTCTgacctgagagagttcaagtgtgatgtttgtgggagACTTTTCAAGATGAAGAGTGACATTGCCCGACACATGAAGACACACTTCCGTTGA
- the LOC126988513 gene encoding zinc finger protein 160-like — MSAQSVAKDSLGRVASTITPTHSDGKNIECQECGKKFRTKSHLNTHTLAHTGERPHECQECGKKFRTKQELNRHTLTHTGERPHECQECGKKFHQKSTLNAHTLIHTGERPHECQECGKKFNRKGNLNKHTLTHTGERPHECLECGKKFSIKQELNTHTLTHTGERPHECPECGKKFYHKSTLNTHTLIHTGERPHECQECGKKFLRKRDLNTHTLTHTGERPHECLECGKKFKSKKGLKIHTLKHTGESPHECQECGKKYSTKQELNTHTLTHTGERPHECLECGKKLKSKNGLKIHTLKHTGESPHECLECGKRFSAKATLNTHTLTHTGERPHECLECGKRFSAKATLNTHALTHTGEKNHQCVICGSKFLISRSLKTHMRTHTGEKNHQCEICGKRYTTKGNLEAHILTHTGERRHQCEVCGIGFAHSSTLKRHAVTHTGERNHECDICGSLFTLKSNLTAHMHKHNSEKHECGVCGKVFIVKSSLKKHTLTHTGERPHECLECGKRFTSKTYLNQHMLIHSVLREFKCDVCGKLFKLKREILKHMKTHFP, encoded by the coding sequence ATGAGTGCCCAGAGTGTGGccaaagactccctgggaagggtggcCTCTAcaattacacccacacactctgatggaaaaaatattgaatgccaagagtgtggcaaaaagttcagaaCTAaaagtcacctcaacacacacacccttgcacacactggggaaagacctcatgaatgccaagagtgtggcaaaaagttcagaaCAAAACAGGaactcaacagacacacccttacacacactggtgaaagacctcatgaatgccaagagtgtggcaaaaagttccatcagaagagtaccctcaacgcacacacccttatacacactggtgaaagacctcatgaatgccaagagtgtggcaaaaagttcaataggaagggtaacctcaacaaacacacccttacacacactggtgaaagaccgcATGAATGCCtcgagtgtggcaaaaagttcagtataAAACaggaactcaacacacacacccttacacacactggtgaaagaccacATGAATGCccagagtgtggcaaaaagttctatcacaagagtaccctcaacacacacacccttatacacactggtgaaagacctcatgagtgccaagagtgtggcaaaaagttcctTAGAAAAAgagacctcaacacacacacccttacgcacactggtgaaagacctcatgaatgcctcgAGTGTGGGAAAAAGTTTAAGTCGAAAAAGGGCCTGAAAATACACACCCTTAAACACACGGGTGAAAgccctcatgaatgccaagaatgTGGGAAAAAGTACAGTACCAAACAGGAACTCAACAcacatacccttacacacactggtgaaagacctcatgaatgcctcgAGTGTGGGAAGAAGTTAAAGTCAAAAAACGGCCTCAAAATACACACCCTTAAACACACGGGTGAAAGCCCTCATGAATGCCTGgagtgtgggaaaagatttagtGCTAAGgctaccctcaacacacacacccttacacacactggtgaaagacctcatgaatgcctcgAGTGTGGGAAAAGGTTTAGTGCTAAGGctaccctcaacacacacgccCTTACACACACCGGGGAAAAAAATCATCAATGTGTAATTTGTGGGAGTAAATTCTTGATATCACGTTCCCTCAAGACACACATGCGAACGCACACTGGTGAAAAGAATCATCAgtgtgaaatttgtgggaaaagATACACCACGAAGGGGAACCTCGAAGCCCACATCCTGACGCACACTGGTGAACGTAGGCAtcagtgtgaagtgtgtgggaTAGGATTTGCTCACAGTTCTACCCTTAAGAGGCACGctgttacacacactggtgaaaggaatCATGAGTGTGACATATGTGGCTCGCTATTCACCCTGAAGAGTAACCTAACAGCACACATGCATAAACACAACAGTGAGAAGCATGAATGTGGAGTTTGTGGGAAAGTGTTCATTGTGAAGTCGTCCCttaagaaacacacccttacacacactggtgaaagacctcatgagtGCCTGGAGTGTGGCAAAAGATTCACTAGCAAGACTTATTTGAACCAGCACATGTTAATACACTCTgtcctgagagagttcaagtgtgatgtttgtgggaaacttTTCAAGCTGAAGAGGGAGATTCTCAAACACATGAAGAcccacttcccctga